In the genome of Macrobrachium nipponense isolate FS-2020 chromosome 34, ASM1510439v2, whole genome shotgun sequence, one region contains:
- the LOC135208106 gene encoding collagen alpha-1(I) chain-like codes for MGTLLGILGIPRSDEWFSRSAANSGWSEVSNPGSANAESEEFISVARPLPGDLGGPTGPPARGPRRAHQWPARPGPPAAGPLASLPSRPGDLGGPTGGPRGGRATGPAGWPALPGDLGGPSGPPAPGTRRAQWPARPGDLGGPTGPPALGWGPRRAHWPAPPVGDLGGPTWPARPGDLGGPVARPPRGPRRAHWPTRPGDLGGPTGPPARGPRRAHWPARPGTSAGPTGGPRGGRASGPARPGEGPRRAHWPSRPGDPGGPSGPPDPGDPAGPLAHPPPRGPPAGPTGPPAPATTAGPLARPPRGPRRAPNWPAARPGDPGGPTGPPAPGTSAGPVARPPAGTSAGPVARPPGDPPGGPTLARPSPGDLGGPSGPPSPGTSAGPVARPARGPRRAQWPARPGVPRAGPSGPPARPLTSAGPLPPQPAPPGDFGGPTGPTRPGTPAGPVARPPRGTPRRPTGPPAPGGGGDPGRRAHWPTHAPGDLGGPTGPLAPGTSAWPRGPPPPAPGTSAGPLARPPRGPRRAHCPPAPGPRRAQWPPAHPGTSAGPLARPPRGGDLGGPTGPPARPGDAAGPVPARPGDLGGPTGPTRPGDLGGPTVGPPAPRGPRRAHLWPPAPTGTRQGPTGRPPPQGPRRAHWPARPGDLGRAHWRAPGRRATGPAWGPLGGRGASGPARQGDLGGPTGPPAPPPGTSAGPLARPPRGPSPGPLARPPPRGPRRAHGPPSPGDPGASAGPVARPANPGTSAGPVAPPPPRPRPGGDLGGPTGRPPWGPRRAHWPAPPGDLAAGPLARPPRGPQAGPVARPPGEPRRPTGPPAPGTSAGPLARPAPGALAGPTGPPAQGTGDGRPTWRVPAPRADQWARPRPGDLGGPTGPPRPGDPGGPQWPARPGDPRRAHWPTPAQGTPAGPLAHPPRRPRGPTGPARPPGDPGGPTGPPAPGTPAGPLARPPRGPSAGPVGPARPGDLGGPQARRPRPGDLGGPTGPPAPRGPRRAQWPASPGGWGPLRGPVARRPGDLGGPSGPPPPPGTSGAGPVAASAPLTSAGPLARPPRGLRAGPLALPPRGPPDPAGPAGPAPPRDPPARGPRLARPPRGPRRAHWPTRPLTRRDGPTGPLAPGTSAGPVGPPAPGDRGSAGPLARPAAGDLGGPTGPPAPGTSAGPVDLGGPMARPPGDLGGPEWPARPGDLGGPLARPPEGPRRAHWPPAPRPGGPRRAHWRAPGAGGPTGPAGVPGAGGPVGPPAKGTSAAHWPARPGDLGGPTGPPAPGPSPGRDWPARPGDLGGPSGPPSPGTSAGPVARPPRGPRRAQWPAQPRGPRRAHRPARLGAHWPARPGAAGPGPNGPPAPGTSAGPGWAGPGRAGQWARPPRGPRRAHWPSRPGDPGGPSGPPRPGDPRREPTGPPAPGTPAGPLAHAPATSAGPLARPPRGPPAAQARPPRGPLAGWPARPGDLGGPSGPPTGPRRAQWPARPGTSAAHWPALPGDLGGPSGPPSPGPLAQWPAPGDPRRAQWPARPGDLGGPSGPPGPVDLGGPTPAQGDFPRAHWPSRPGTAGPSARPPRGTPAGSAGPGDPGGPTGPHAPGTSAGPRPTRGDLGGPTGPPAPGDLGGAQWRLPGDGGPSGPPSPGTSAGPVARPPRDLGGPSGPPAPGTSAGRLPCLPREPRRAQWPARPGDLGGPTGPPAPDLGGPLAHPPADLAGPVPTRPGDLGGPMARPPRGPRGPRARPPRGPRRTHWPARPPSAGPLAARPGDLAGPSGPPAPGTSAGPCPPRGTQRAFLALPPRELGGPPGPPAPGTSAGLRARPPRGPRRASWPAHPGPRRASWPARPGDLGEPPGPPAPGISAGLLARLPLGGSAGFARCPCRHLPFA; via the exons ATGGGAACGCTacttggtattctgggaa TTCCTCGctcggacgagtggttttcgcgctcggctgccaattccGGTTGGTCAGAAgtttcgaatcccggctcggccaacgcggaatcggaggaatttatttctg tggcccgcccgctccccggggacctcggcgggcccactggcccgcccgcccggggacctcggcgggcccaccaATGGCCCGCCCGCCCAGGGCCCCCCGCCGCGGGCCCACTGGCCTCCCTCCCgtcccgccccggggacctcggcgggcccactggcgggccccggggcgggcgggccactgggcccgccggg tggcccgccctccccggggacctcggcgggcccagtggcccgcccgccccggggactcggcgggcccagtggcccgcccgccccggggacctcggcgggcccacagGCCCGCCCGCCTTGGGttggggacctcggcgggcccactggcccgcccccCCCgtgggggacctcggcgggcccacatggcccgcccgccccggggacctcggcgggccagtggcccgcccgccccggggacctcggcgggcccactggcccacccgccccggggacctcggcgggcccactggcccgcccgcccggggcCCTCGccgggcccactggcccgcccgccccgggacctcGGCAGGCCCCACTGGCgggccccggggcgggcgggccagtgggcccgcccGCCCAGGGGAGGGgcctcggcgggcccactggccctcccgccccggggaccccggcgggcccagtggcccgcccgacCCCGGGGACccggcgggcccactggcccaCCCGCCGCCCCGGGGACCCCCGGCGGGGCCCACTGGCCCACCCGCCCCGGCGACCacggcgggcccactggcccgcccgccccggggaccccgGCGGGCCCCAAACTGGCCcgccgcccgccccggggaccccggcgggcccactggcccgcccgccccggggacctcggcgggcccagtggcccgcccgcccgcggggacctcggcgggcccagtggcccgcccgcccggggaccCTCCCGGCGGGCCCACACTGGCCCGCCccagccccggggacctcggcgggcccagtggcccgccctcCCCGGGGACCTctgcgggcccagtggcccgccccgccaggggacctcggcgggcccagtggcccgcccgccccggggtaCCTCGGGctgggcccagtggcccgcccgcccgccccttgacctcggcgggcccactcCCGCCCCAGCCCGCCCCCCCAGGGGACttcggcgggcccactggccctACCCGCCCCGGGACcccggcgggcccagtggcccgcccgccccgggggaccCCCCGGcggcccactggcccgcccgccccggggggggggggggaccccgggcggcgggcccactggcccaCCCAcgcccccggggacctcggcgggcccactggcccactcgccccggggacctcggcgtggCCCCGTGGCCCGCCCCctcccgccccggggacctcggcgggcccactggcccgcccgccccggggacctcggcgggcccactgcccgcccgccccgggacctcggcgggcccagtggccgcCCGCCcacccggggacctcggcgggcccactggcccgcccgccccggggtggggacctcggcgggcccactggcccgcccgcccgccccggggacgcGGCGGGCCCagtgcccgcccgccccggggacctcggcgggcccactggcccaacccgccccggggacctcggcgggcccactg tgggcccgcccgccccgcggggacctcggcgggcccacctCTGGCCCCCCGCCCCCACGGGGACTCGGCAAGGGCCCACTGGCCGCCCACCGCCCCAGGGCCCTCGccgggcccactggcccgcccgccccggggacctcggtcGGGCCCACTGGCGGGCCCCGGggcggcgggccactgggcccgcctgGGGTCCCCTGGGCGGGCGGGGGGCCAGTGGGCCCGCCCGCCaaggggacctcggcgggcccactggcccgcccgccccgccccccgggacctcggcgggcccactggcccgcccgccccgggggccCTCGccgggcccactggcccgcccgccgccccggggacctcggcgggcccatgGCCCGCCCTCCCCCGGGGACCCCGGggcctcggcgggcccagtggcccgccccgcaaacccggggacctcggcgggcccagtggcccctccccccccccgcccccgccccggtggggacctcggcgggcccacagGCCGCCCGCCttggggacctcggcgggcccactggcccgcccccCCCGGGGACCTGgcggcgggcccactggcccgcccgccccggggacctcaggcgggcccagtggcccgcccgcccggggaaCCTCGGCGGCCCACTGGCccacccgccccggggacctcggcgggcccactggcccgaCCCGCCCCCGGGGCCCTCGCCGGGCCCACTGGCCCACCCGCCCAGGGGACCGGGGACGGCAGGCCCACATGGCGGGTCCCCGCCCCGCGGGCGGACCAGTGGGCCCGCCCCCGCccaggggacctcggcgggcccactggccctCCCCGCCCCGGGGACCCCGGCGggccccagtggcccgcccgccccggggacccccggcgggcccactggcccaCCCCCGCCCAGGGGACCccggcgggcccactggcccaCCCGCCCCGGCGACCTCGGGGGCCCACtggccccgcccgcccccccgGGGACCccggcgggcccactggcccgcccgccccggggaccccggcgggcccactggcccgcccgccccggggaccctcggcgggcccagtggggcccgcccgccccggggacctcggcgggccccagGCCCGCCgcccccgccccggggacctcggcgggcccactggcccgcccgcaccccggggacctcggcgggcccagtggcccgcctcCCCGGGGGGGTGGGGACCTCTgcggggcccagtggcccgccgccccggggacctcggcgggcccagtggcccgccgccCCCCCCGGGGACCTCGGGGGCGGGCCCAGTGGCCGCCTCCGCCCCGttgacctcggcgggcccactggcccgcccgcccaggGGACTTCGGGCGGGCCCACTGGCCCTCCCGCCCCGGGGACCCCCGGACCCCGCGGGCCCAGCCGGCCCTGCCCCCCCACGGGACCCCCCGGCCCGGGGGCCCAggctggcccgcccgccccggggaccccggcgggcccactggcccacacGCCCCTTGACTCGGCGGGACGGGCCCACTGGCCCActcgccccggggacctcggcgggcccagtgggccCGCCCGCCCCCGGGGACCGGGGatcggcgggcccactggcccggCCCGCcgccggggacctcggcgggcccactggcccgcccgccccggggacctcggcgggcccagtg gacctcggcgggcccatggcccgcccgcccggggacctcggcgggcccgagtggcccgcccgccccggggacctcggcggcccactggcccgcccgcccgagGGCCCTCGCCGGGCCCActggccccccgccccccgccccgggggacctcggcgggcccactggcgggcccccggggcgggcgggcccactgggcccgccggggtccccggggcgggcgggccagtgggcccgcccGCCAAGGGGACCTCGGcggcccactggcccgcccgccccggggacctcggcgggcccactggcccgcccgccccggggcccTCGCCGGGACgggactggcccgcccgccccggggacctcggcgggcccagtggcccgccctccccggggacctcggcgggcccagtggcccgcccgccccggggacctcggcgggcccagtggcccgcccagCCCCGGGGACCGCGGCGGGCCCACAGGCCCGCCCGCCTTGGG gcccactggcccgcccgccccggggccGCGGGCCCGGGCCCcaatggcccgcccgccccggggacctcggcgggcccaggcTGGGCGGgccccgggcgggcgggccagtgggcccgcccgcccaggggacctcggcgggcccactggccctcccgccccggggaccccggcgggcccagtggcccgccccgccccggggacccCCGGCGGGAGCCCACTGGCCCACCCGCCCCGGGGACCccggcgggcccactggcccaCGCCCCGgcgacctcggcgggcccactggcccgcccgccccggggacccccGGCGGCccaggcccgcccgccccggggacccctGGCGggctggcccgcccgccccggggacctcggcgggcccagtggcccgccgacggggcctcggcgggcccagtggcccgcccgcccggggacctcggcggcccactggcccgccctccccggggacctcggcgggcccagtggcccgccctcCCCGGGACCTCTGGCCCAGTGGCCCGCGCCCGGGgaccctcggcgggcccagtggcccgcccgccccggggacctcggcgggcccagtggcccgcccggcCCCGttgacctcggcgggcccacgcCCGCCCAGGGGGACTTCCCGCGGGCCCACTGGCCCTCCCGCCCCGGGACCGCCGGGCCCagtgcccgcccgccccgggggaccCCGGCCGGGTCGGCAGGGCCCGGGGACCccggcgggcccactggcccacacgccccggggacctcggcgggccccagGCCCACTcgcggggacctcggcgggcccactggcccgcccgcccccggggacctcggcggggccCAGTGGCGCCTCCCCGGGgacggcgggcccagtggcccgccctccccggggacctcggcgggcccagtggcccgcccgccccgggacctcggcgggcccagtggcccacccgccccggggacctcggcgggccgactgccCTGCCTGCCCCGggaacctcggcgggcccagtggcccgcccgccccggggacctcggcgggcccactggcccgcccgccccggacCTCGGCGGCCCACTGGCCCACCCGCCCGCGGACCTGGCGGGCCCAGTGCccacccgccccggggacctcggcgggcccatgGCCCGCCCTCCCCGGGGACCTCGCGGGCCcagggcccgcccgccccggggacctcggcggacccactggcccgcccgcccaccctcggcgggcccactggccgcccgccccggggacctagCTGGGCCCAGTgggccgcccgccccggggacctcggcgggcccgtgCCCGCCCCGGGGAACTCAGCGTGCCTTCCTGGCCCTCCCGCCCCGGGAACTCGGCGGGCCTccgggcccgcccgccccggggacctcggcgggcctccgggcccgcccgccccggggacctcggcgggcctccTGGCCCGCCCACCCGGGACCTCGGCgagcctcctggcccgcccgccccggggacctcggcgagcctcctggcccgcccgccccggggatctCGGCGGGCCTCCTGGCTCGCCTGCCCCTGGGCGGTTCGGCGGGCTTTGCCCGCTGTCCCTGCAGACACTTACCCTTTGCTTag